A single region of the Desulfovibrio sp. genome encodes:
- a CDS encoding HU family DNA-binding protein, with protein sequence MTKAELVEKIHAKAGLPTKAKAEEALDAVVASLREALASGESVTFTGFGSFKVVERAARKGRNPRTGKEITIPASKVAKFTPGKGLKDAIK encoded by the coding sequence ATGACCAAAGCTGAGCTCGTAGAAAAGATCCATGCCAAAGCCGGCCTGCCCACCAAGGCCAAAGCCGAAGAAGCTCTTGACGCCGTGGTGGCCTCGCTGCGCGAAGCCCTGGCCTCTGGCGAATCCGTAACCTTCACCGGTTTCGGCAGCTTCAAGGTGGTTGAGCGCGCCGCCCGCAAGGGTCGCAACCCCCGCACCGGCAAGGAAATCACCATTCCTGCCAGCAAGGTTGCCAAGTTCACGCCCGGCAAGGGCCTGAAAGACGCCATTAAGTAA